A stretch of Corallococcus macrosporus DNA encodes these proteins:
- the obgE gene encoding GTPase ObgE produces the protein MKFVDEVRIYVKAGDGGNGAVAFRREKFIERGGPNGGDGGNGGSVVFVANPQLTTLLDYRYQQHHRAKNGEHGMGSDCNGHGADDLVLQVPVGTLIRNEHTGELLVDLSDPGQQFVAAKGGRGGLGNMNFATSTRQTPRFAQDGGKGEEITLRLELKLLADVGLLGFPNAGKSTFISRVSRARPKVADYPFTTLVPNLGMVQYKDNLSFVMADIPGIIEGASEGVGLGHQFLRHVERCKVLVHLIDMGAEGEGRKPLDDFNILNAELKKYSAELAGKPQVVAANKLDLTEARERLGPFTEALRRKGIRVYPVSCATGEGMQPLMDAVAEVLFTRRTDKLYVEMPTTRRLATKAPVKKAPAKKAAVKKAPAKKAPAKKKSAAKKAPAKKAAAKKSSRKPVAKKAARKAPAKKATAKKSVRKAPAKKAARKAPAKKSGGRR, from the coding sequence ATGAAGTTCGTCGACGAAGTACGCATCTACGTGAAGGCGGGAGACGGCGGGAACGGGGCCGTGGCCTTCCGGCGGGAGAAGTTCATCGAGCGCGGCGGCCCCAACGGCGGGGACGGCGGCAACGGCGGCTCCGTGGTGTTCGTTGCGAACCCGCAACTGACCACGCTCCTGGACTACCGCTACCAGCAGCACCACCGCGCCAAGAACGGCGAGCACGGCATGGGCAGTGACTGCAACGGTCACGGCGCGGACGACCTGGTGCTCCAGGTGCCGGTGGGCACGCTGATCCGCAACGAGCACACGGGCGAGCTGCTGGTGGACCTGAGCGACCCGGGCCAGCAGTTCGTGGCGGCCAAGGGCGGCCGGGGCGGCCTGGGCAACATGAACTTCGCCACCTCCACGCGCCAGACCCCGCGCTTCGCGCAGGACGGCGGGAAGGGCGAGGAGATCACCCTGCGGCTGGAGCTGAAGCTGCTGGCGGACGTGGGCCTGCTGGGCTTCCCCAACGCGGGCAAGAGCACGTTCATCTCGCGGGTGAGCCGGGCGCGGCCGAAGGTGGCGGACTACCCGTTCACCACGCTGGTGCCGAACCTGGGCATGGTCCAGTACAAGGACAACCTGTCCTTCGTCATGGCGGACATCCCCGGCATCATCGAGGGCGCCAGCGAGGGCGTGGGCCTGGGCCACCAGTTCCTGCGCCACGTGGAGCGCTGCAAGGTGCTGGTGCACCTCATCGACATGGGCGCCGAGGGCGAGGGCCGCAAGCCGCTGGACGACTTCAACATCCTCAACGCGGAGTTGAAGAAGTACAGCGCGGAGCTGGCCGGCAAGCCGCAGGTGGTGGCCGCCAACAAGCTGGACCTGACGGAGGCCCGCGAGCGCCTGGGCCCCTTCACGGAGGCGCTGCGCCGCAAGGGCATCCGCGTGTACCCGGTGTCCTGCGCCACGGGCGAGGGCATGCAGCCCCTGATGGACGCGGTGGCGGAGGTGCTCTTCACCCGCCGCACCGACAAGCTCTACGTCGAGATGCCGACGACGCGGCGGCTCGCGACCAAGGCGCCTGTGAAGAAGGCTCCGGCGAAGAAGGCCGCTGTGAAGAAGGCTCCGGCGAAGAAGGCGCCCGCGAAGAAGAAGTCCGCCGCGAAGAAGGCTCCGGCGAAGAAGGCCGCCGCGAAGAAGTCCTCGCGCAAGCCGGTGGCGAAGAAGGCCGCGCGCAAGGCTCCGGCGAAGAAGGCCACCGCGAAGAAGTCGGTGCGCAAGGCCCCGGCGAAGAAGGCCGCGCGGAAGGCCCCGGCGAAGAAGTCCGGCGGGAGGCGCTGA
- the rpmA gene encoding 50S ribosomal protein L27, whose product MAHKKGQGSSRNGRDSNPQYRGVKVYGGETITAGSILVRQVGTVIHPGTNVKLGRDFTLFSTVDGVVKYERLGRDKKKVSVYPAAAEQASA is encoded by the coding sequence ATGGCCCATAAAAAAGGTCAGGGTTCTTCGCGCAACGGGCGTGATTCCAACCCGCAGTACCGTGGCGTCAAGGTGTACGGCGGTGAGACCATCACGGCGGGCAGCATCCTCGTCCGTCAGGTCGGCACGGTCATCCACCCGGGCACGAACGTGAAGCTCGGTCGCGACTTCACCCTCTTCTCGACGGTGGACGGCGTGGTGAAGTACGAGCGCCTCGGCCGCGACAAGAAGAAGGTGTCCGTGTACCCGGCCGCCGCCGAGCAGGCGAGCGCCTAG
- the rplU gene encoding 50S ribosomal protein L21 — protein sequence MYAVIRTGGKQYRVAEGDVVRIEKIAGDIGAEVSFTEVLLLGGSESPKVGQPTVAGAKVVGKVLAQDKHRRVLHFRKEKEGWTRRRGHRQPYTEVKVTSISG from the coding sequence ATGTACGCAGTCATTCGCACGGGCGGAAAGCAGTACCGCGTCGCCGAGGGCGACGTTGTCCGGATCGAGAAGATCGCCGGGGACATCGGCGCCGAGGTCTCGTTCACCGAGGTCCTCCTGCTGGGCGGCTCTGAGAGCCCGAAGGTGGGACAGCCGACGGTCGCGGGCGCGAAGGTCGTGGGCAAGGTGCTGGCGCAGGACAAGCACCGCCGCGTCCTGCACTTCCGCAAGGAGAAGGAAGGCTGGACCCGCCGTCGGGGTCACCGCCAGCCGTACACCGAGGTGAAGGTCACCTCGATCTCCGGCTAG